The following proteins are encoded in a genomic region of Candidatus Delongbacteria bacterium:
- a CDS encoding peroxiredoxin produces the protein MLVTKPAPDFKATAVMPDNTMKEISLSDYKGKKVVLFFYPLDFTFVCPTELLAFDHRLGEFEKRGVQVLGCSVDSHFSHLAWKSTAVANGGIGNVRYPIIADLTKQIARDYDVLVGATPATVITAETEEDTTVGGGVALRGSFLIDEDGVVRHAVINDLPLGRNIDEMLRTVDALAFNQKHGEVCPAGWQQGDEGMKGSTEGVAEYLAKNAAKL, from the coding sequence ATGCTGGTCACCAAACCCGCCCCCGATTTCAAGGCCACGGCGGTCATGCCCGACAACACCATGAAGGAGATCTCCCTCTCCGACTACAAGGGCAAGAAGGTCGTGCTGTTCTTCTACCCGCTGGACTTCACCTTCGTCTGCCCGACGGAACTGCTGGCCTTCGACCACCGCTTGGGCGAGTTCGAGAAGCGCGGCGTGCAGGTGCTGGGCTGCTCTGTGGACAGCCACTTCAGCCACCTGGCTTGGAAGAGCACGGCCGTGGCCAACGGCGGCATCGGCAACGTCCGCTACCCGATCATCGCCGACCTGACCAAGCAGATCGCCCGCGACTACGACGTGCTGGTGGGCGCCACCCCGGCCACCGTGATCACGGCCGAGACCGAAGAGGACACCACCGTGGGCGGCGGCGTGGCCCTGCGTGGCAGCTTCCTCATCGACGAGGACGGTGTCGTCCGCCACGCGGTCATCAACGACCTGCCCCTGGGCCGCAACATCGACGAGATGCTGCGCACGGTGGACGCGCTGGCCTTCAATCAGAAGCACGGCGAGGTCTGCCCCGCCGGCTGGCAGCAGGGCGACGAAGGCATGAAGGGCTCGACCGAGGGCGTGGCCGAGTACCTGGCCAAGAACGCCGCCAAGCTGTAG
- a CDS encoding transcriptional repressor: MRTSRQRQLILDLVRSRALNHPTAQDVHDAVRDHMPGVSLGTVYRNLHQLVETGEIMAVQSEGPVHYDWNREPHLHLHCRRCGSLVDVPLDLEATVREQGRALGHALEEIDIHVRGTCSRCLGSTNKPQ; this comes from the coding sequence ATGCGGACCAGTCGACAGCGGCAACTCATCCTGGACCTGGTGCGCAGCCGGGCCCTCAACCACCCCACCGCGCAGGACGTGCACGACGCCGTGCGCGACCACATGCCCGGCGTGAGTCTGGGCACGGTCTACCGCAACCTGCACCAGCTGGTGGAGACGGGCGAGATCATGGCCGTCCAGAGCGAGGGCCCTGTCCACTATGACTGGAACCGCGAGCCGCACCTCCACTTGCACTGCCGGCGCTGCGGCTCCCTGGTGGACGTGCCGCTGGATCTGGAAGCCACGGTGCGCGAACAGGGCCGGGCCCTGGGTCACGCCTTGGAGGAAATCGACATTCACGTGCGGGGCACCTGCTCGCGCTGCCTTGGTTCGACAAACAAACCCCAATAG
- a CDS encoding alkene reductase: protein MILFPHLFSPLTLGELPLRNRVVMAPCTRCFSPGFLPTAAVAAYYARRAADGVGLLISEGTVICERGNGYNGAPGIWSPEQVGAWRPVTRAVHEAGGRIVCQLWHVGAVAHPLTTGGVLPESPSGLHPAGNVSRLRDAQDQPIPFGPSEAMDGARIQAVIALFGQAAGRALEAGFDGVEIHGAHGYLIDQFINLKWNRRTDDWGGENRCRFAAEVTRAVLAECGAGRTLLRFSPGWGTPGSGWQQPAATLPRLLDTLWEAGLRILHASHGDYDQPSLPAELLPAGDQPAGGLLPLHQATRAMWKGQLVGVGSLTPARAEAALALGEVDATAFGRALIANPDFVSRVRGGQELRVYGPECLTKLV, encoded by the coding sequence ATGATCCTCTTCCCGCACCTCTTCTCCCCCTTGACACTGGGTGAGCTGCCCCTGCGCAACCGCGTCGTGATGGCGCCCTGCACGCGCTGCTTCAGCCCGGGCTTCCTGCCCACGGCCGCGGTGGCCGCCTACTACGCGCGCCGGGCGGCGGACGGCGTGGGCCTGCTGATCAGCGAGGGCACCGTCATCTGCGAGCGCGGCAACGGCTACAACGGCGCGCCGGGGATCTGGAGCCCGGAACAGGTGGGGGCCTGGCGGCCCGTCACCCGGGCTGTCCACGAGGCGGGCGGACGGATCGTCTGCCAGCTCTGGCACGTGGGGGCCGTGGCCCATCCGCTGACCACGGGCGGCGTCCTGCCCGAATCCCCCAGCGGCCTGCACCCGGCCGGGAATGTCTCACGGCTGCGGGACGCTCAGGACCAGCCCATTCCCTTCGGACCCTCGGAGGCCATGGACGGGGCACGCATCCAAGCGGTGATCGCGCTCTTCGGCCAGGCGGCCGGTCGCGCCCTGGAGGCCGGTTTCGACGGCGTGGAGATCCACGGCGCCCACGGCTACCTCATCGACCAATTCATCAACCTGAAGTGGAACCGGCGGACGGATGACTGGGGCGGTGAGAACCGCTGCCGCTTTGCCGCGGAAGTGACACGGGCCGTACTGGCGGAGTGCGGCGCCGGGCGGACCCTGTTGCGCTTCTCGCCGGGCTGGGGCACGCCGGGATCCGGCTGGCAGCAGCCGGCAGCGACGCTGCCGCGGCTGCTGGACACCCTCTGGGAGGCGGGCTTAAGAATCCTCCACGCCAGCCACGGCGACTACGACCAGCCCAGCCTGCCGGCCGAACTGCTGCCGGCGGGAGACCAGCCGGCCGGCGGCCTCCTGCCGCTCCATCAAGCCACGCGCGCAATGTGGAAGGGTCAGCTGGTGGGCGTGGGCAGTCTGACTCCCGCCCGGGCGGAAGCGGCCCTGGCCCTGGGCGAGGTGGACGCCACGGCCTTCGGCCGCGCGCTCATCGCCAATCCGGATTTCGTCAGCCGGGTCCGCGGGGGGCAGGAGTTGCGCGTCTATGGTCCAGAATGCCTGACGAAACTAGTCTGA
- the glnA gene encoding type I glutamate--ammonia ligase encodes MTREEVLDYLHDHQIQMVDLKFVNLFGGWHHITLPASHVNHETFDRGIAFDGSSTPGFKTTEAGDMVLLPDPRTAYHDPFWDVPTLSLFCSIAEADTRAPFSRDPRSIAGRAEQYLQDCGIATHSKWGPEFEFYIFDSINYRNTDHEAGYVIDSEEAGWNSMLPGRNEGHRMGAHAGYHAAPPMDRSYNLRSEMVRLLEGADIPVNYHHHEVGGPGQNEIEIILDSLRRAADKAMWTKYVIRMVAKNHGKTATFMPKPLYNVAGSGMHFHQHLFRGEEPLFYKKGGYADLSDTALYYIGGLLSHGPALLALTNPSTNSYKRLVPGFEAPIKSFFSLGNRSAAIRILKYATEPMEKRIEFRPPDASCNIYLAMAAMLMAGIDGIQRRLDPRELGFGPFDVNVYNLPPAERDKIASLPTSLDEALNALEQDQDFLLAGGVFTPDLLETWISRKRDEAAQLRRRPHPFEMELYYDV; translated from the coding sequence ATCACGCGCGAGGAAGTGCTGGATTACCTGCACGACCACCAGATCCAGATGGTGGACCTCAAGTTCGTCAATCTCTTCGGCGGGTGGCACCACATCACCCTGCCCGCCAGCCACGTGAACCACGAGACCTTCGACCGCGGCATCGCCTTTGACGGTTCGTCCACGCCGGGCTTCAAAACCACCGAAGCCGGCGACATGGTGCTGCTGCCCGATCCGCGCACAGCGTATCACGACCCCTTCTGGGACGTGCCCACCCTCAGCCTGTTCTGCAGCATCGCCGAGGCCGACACCCGCGCGCCGTTCAGCCGCGACCCGCGCAGCATCGCCGGGCGGGCCGAGCAGTACCTGCAGGACTGCGGCATCGCCACCCACAGCAAGTGGGGGCCGGAGTTCGAGTTCTACATCTTCGACTCCATCAACTACCGCAACACGGACCACGAGGCCGGCTACGTCATCGACAGCGAGGAGGCCGGCTGGAATTCCATGCTGCCCGGCCGGAACGAGGGCCACCGGATGGGCGCCCACGCGGGCTACCACGCCGCGCCGCCCATGGACCGCAGCTACAACCTGCGCAGCGAGATGGTCCGCCTGCTGGAAGGCGCGGACATCCCGGTGAACTACCACCACCACGAGGTGGGCGGCCCGGGGCAGAACGAGATCGAGATCATCCTGGACAGCCTGCGCCGCGCCGCGGACAAGGCCATGTGGACCAAGTACGTCATCCGGATGGTGGCCAAGAACCACGGCAAGACGGCCACCTTCATGCCCAAGCCGCTCTACAACGTGGCGGGTTCGGGCATGCACTTCCACCAGCACCTGTTCCGCGGCGAGGAGCCGCTGTTCTACAAGAAGGGCGGTTACGCCGACCTGTCGGACACGGCCCTGTACTACATCGGCGGCTTGCTCAGCCACGGCCCGGCGCTGCTGGCCCTGACCAACCCCAGCACCAACAGCTACAAGCGGCTGGTGCCGGGCTTCGAGGCGCCCATCAAGAGCTTCTTCAGCCTGGGCAACCGCAGCGCGGCGATCCGCATTCTCAAGTACGCCACGGAGCCGATGGAAAAGCGCATCGAATTCCGCCCGCCGGACGCCAGCTGCAACATCTACCTGGCCATGGCGGCCATGCTGATGGCCGGCATCGACGGCATCCAGCGCCGGCTGGACCCGCGCGAGCTGGGCTTCGGACCCTTCGACGTGAACGTCTACAATCTGCCGCCGGCGGAGCGCGACAAGATCGCCAGCCTGCCCACCAGCCTGGACGAGGCGCTGAACGCGCTGGAGCAGGACCAGGACTTCCTGCTGGCCGGTGGGGTGTTCACCCCCGACCTGCTGGAGACCTGGATCTCCCGCAAGCGCGACGAGGCCGCCCAGCTGCGGCGCCGCCCGCATCCCTTCGAGATGGAGTTGTATTACGACGTGTGA
- the acs gene encoding acetate--CoA ligase, whose protein sequence is MQHPPRTGEIVPAVQPEGRRSHLIDFEHYRELYARSIRDPEGFWAEQAETLTWFYKWVNVLDSSFPEGDVGWFSGGRLNVAFNCVDRHLATKADQPAIIWEADEPGQQRVITYRELKHEVCRIANVLKSAGVVKGDRVVLYMPMIPEVAYTMLACARIGAVHSVVFAGFSAESLRDRIVDCGAQVLVTANEGLRGGRAIPLKAIADKAVSGLNQVHTVFVAKRTPAEVPMQAGRDIWLHEAMEKERRVCPTEWMAAEDPLFILYTSGSTGKPKGLMHSQAGYLLHASLSHKYIFDYQPGEVFACVADVGWITGHSYIVYGPLCNGATTVMFESTPLYPDPGRYWEMVERLKINVFYTAPTAIRAIAREGDEWVKKYDRSSLRLLGTVGEPINPESWKWYHSVVGEGRCPVVDTWWQTETGGIMISPLAHITDMKPGSATLPFFGVDPVVVDEQGVVQKGDGVSGRLCLRQPWPGMARTVFSDHRRYQDTYYTTYAGYYFTGDGCRRDEDGYYWITGRVDDVINVSGHRIGTAEVESALVANPLVAESAVVGVPHEIKGTGIFAYVVLNREAAGMRPDELMGVLKEEVRKDIGPFAAPDHFLFVDGLPKTRSGKIMRRILRKIGEGEYVDLGNLTTLADPQVVEKIIEAHQALVARGR, encoded by the coding sequence ATGCAGCACCCGCCCCGCACGGGAGAGATCGTGCCGGCCGTCCAGCCGGAAGGCCGCCGCTCCCACCTCATCGACTTCGAGCATTACCGGGAACTCTACGCGCGCAGCATCCGCGATCCGGAGGGGTTCTGGGCCGAGCAGGCCGAGACCCTGACCTGGTTCTATAAGTGGGTGAACGTGCTGGACTCGTCCTTTCCCGAAGGCGACGTGGGCTGGTTCTCCGGCGGCCGGCTCAACGTGGCCTTCAACTGCGTGGACCGCCACCTGGCCACCAAGGCCGACCAGCCGGCGATCATCTGGGAGGCCGACGAGCCCGGCCAGCAGCGCGTCATCACCTACCGCGAACTCAAGCACGAGGTCTGCCGCATCGCCAACGTGCTGAAGAGCGCAGGCGTGGTGAAGGGCGACCGCGTGGTGCTCTACATGCCGATGATCCCCGAAGTGGCCTACACCATGCTGGCCTGCGCGCGCATCGGCGCCGTGCACAGCGTGGTCTTCGCCGGCTTCTCGGCGGAATCCCTGCGCGACCGCATCGTGGACTGCGGGGCCCAGGTGCTGGTGACCGCCAACGAGGGCCTGCGCGGCGGGCGCGCCATTCCGCTCAAGGCCATCGCCGACAAGGCCGTCTCCGGGCTGAACCAGGTGCACACGGTCTTCGTGGCCAAGCGCACGCCGGCCGAGGTGCCCATGCAGGCCGGCCGCGACATCTGGCTGCACGAGGCGATGGAGAAAGAACGCCGGGTCTGCCCGACGGAGTGGATGGCCGCCGAGGATCCCCTGTTCATCCTCTACACCTCGGGCTCCACGGGCAAGCCCAAGGGCCTGATGCACAGCCAGGCCGGCTACCTGCTCCACGCCAGCCTGTCGCACAAGTACATCTTCGACTATCAGCCCGGCGAGGTCTTCGCCTGTGTGGCCGACGTGGGCTGGATCACGGGGCACAGCTACATCGTCTACGGCCCCCTCTGCAACGGCGCCACCACGGTGATGTTCGAATCCACGCCACTCTACCCCGATCCGGGGCGCTACTGGGAGATGGTGGAACGTCTCAAGATCAACGTCTTCTACACGGCCCCCACGGCCATCCGGGCCATCGCCCGGGAGGGCGACGAGTGGGTGAAGAAGTACGACCGCAGCAGCCTGCGCCTGCTGGGCACCGTGGGCGAGCCCATCAATCCCGAATCGTGGAAGTGGTATCACAGCGTGGTGGGTGAAGGCCGCTGCCCCGTGGTGGACACCTGGTGGCAGACGGAGACCGGCGGCATCATGATCAGCCCGCTGGCCCACATCACCGACATGAAGCCCGGCTCCGCCACGCTGCCCTTCTTCGGCGTGGACCCCGTGGTGGTGGACGAGCAGGGCGTGGTGCAGAAGGGCGACGGCGTCAGCGGGCGACTCTGCCTGCGCCAGCCCTGGCCGGGCATGGCGCGCACGGTGTTCAGCGATCACCGGCGCTACCAAGACACCTACTACACGACCTATGCCGGCTACTATTTCACGGGCGACGGCTGCCGCCGGGACGAGGACGGCTACTACTGGATCACCGGGCGCGTGGACGACGTGATCAACGTCAGCGGCCATCGCATCGGCACGGCGGAAGTGGAGAGCGCGCTGGTGGCCAACCCGCTGGTGGCGGAGTCCGCCGTGGTGGGCGTGCCCCACGAGATCAAGGGCACGGGCATCTTCGCTTACGTGGTGCTCAACCGCGAGGCGGCCGGCATGCGGCCGGACGAGCTGATGGGCGTCTTGAAGGAGGAGGTGCGCAAGGACATCGGGCCCTTCGCCGCGCCGGACCATTTCCTGTTCGTGGACGGGCTGCCCAAGACGCGCTCGGGCAAGATCATGCGCCGCATCCTGCGCAAAATCGGCGAGGGCGAATACGTCGACCTGGGCAACCTGACCACCCTGGCGGACCCGCAGGTGGTGGAGAAGATCATCGAGGCGCACCAGGCCCTGGTCGCTCGCGGGCGGTAG
- a CDS encoding DinB family protein — MLTESFIPGLENQRGYFLKTIACLDEADAAFTPAEGMLSVVRQVAHAANIVDWFVEGAFRAEGLSEDWEAQARQEAAVSTLLEAQGWFNAAYDRALEAVRSHSWEEWQEPIAPGIMGGAPRAAIFSGMADHTAHHRGSLAVYARLLGKTPAMPYM; from the coding sequence ATGCTGACGGAATCCTTCATCCCCGGGCTGGAGAACCAGCGGGGCTATTTTCTCAAGACCATTGCCTGCCTGGACGAGGCGGATGCCGCGTTCACGCCGGCGGAGGGCATGCTGAGCGTGGTGCGCCAGGTGGCCCACGCGGCGAACATCGTGGACTGGTTCGTGGAGGGCGCCTTCCGCGCCGAGGGCCTGAGCGAGGACTGGGAAGCCCAGGCCCGCCAGGAAGCCGCGGTGAGCACGCTGCTGGAGGCCCAGGGCTGGTTCAACGCCGCCTATGACCGGGCGCTGGAGGCCGTGCGCTCCCACAGTTGGGAGGAGTGGCAGGAGCCCATCGCGCCGGGGATCATGGGCGGGGCGCCCCGGGCGGCCATCTTCAGCGGGATGGCCGACCACACGGCCCACCACCGCGGCAGCCTGGCCGTCTACGCCCGCCTGCTGGGCAAGACTCCGGCCATGCCGTACATGTAG